Genomic segment of Pararhodobacter zhoushanensis:
TATCCCGTATCGCCGCTCTGCTCCTCTTGCCCCTTACCGGGCGGGCCGGAACAGCGCGGCGCGATTGCAACAAGAGGGGCGCCAAACCGCGCGGCGCGTGTTTTTGATGCCGCTTTGGCGCAGATCGCACCGGGCTGTTCGGAAACGGACCAGACAACGGGCGGGGGAACGCATCGAGATCACCACGACCGCAAGGCCGCTGGCATGAGCGATGCACGAAAGGGAAGAGTGAGGATGCGAGCAGAACTGATCGACGGCAAAGCCTTTGCGGGCAAGATCCGCGCGCAAGTGGCCGAGAATGTCGCCCGCCTGAAATCCGGGCACGGGCTGACCCCCGGTCTGGCCGTGGTACTGGTCGGTGAAGACCCGGCGTCCGAAGTCTATGTGCGATCCAAGGGCAAGCAGACGCTTGAGGCAGGCATGGCCTCGTTCGAGCATAAACTGCCCTCCGACACGGCACAGGCCGATCTGCTGGCGCTGATCGCGCAGCTGAACGGCGATGCGTCGGTGCATGGCATTCTGGTGCAGCTCCCGCTGCCCGATCATCTGGACAGCGATCTGGTCATCAACGCGATTGACCCGGCCAAGGATGTGGACGGATTTCATATCTCGAACGTCGGGCTGCTGGGCACCGGGCAGAAGTCGATGGTCCCCTGCACGCCGCTGGGCTGCCTGATGATGCTGCGCGATCAGCTGGGCTCGCTGTCGGGCCTGAATGCCGTCGTGGTGGGCCGGTCGAACATCGTCGGCAAGCCGATGGCCCAGCTGCTGCTGGGTGACAGCTGCACGGTGACCATCGCGCATTCGCGCACCAGGGATCTGGCGGCCGTGTGCCGGCGTGCCGATATCCTCGTCGCCGCTGTCGGTCGCCCGAAGATGATCCCCGGCGACTGGATCAAACCCGGTGCCACGGTTATCGACGTCGGCATCAACCGGATACCCGCGCCTGAAAAGGGTGAGGGCAAGACCCGGCTGGTGGGGGATGTCCATTTTGACAGCGCGGCCGAGGTCGCCGGTGCCATCACGCCGGTGCCCGGTGGCGTTGGGCCCATGACCATCGCCTGCCTGTTGGCCAACACCGTCACCGCCTGCTGCCGCGCGCACGGGCTGCCTGAACCCACGGGGCTGACTGCCTGACCCCACCCTTTCCGCCCCCGGCCTTTGGCCGAGCGGGCCCAGACCCTTCGAACCAGGAGTTCCTATGACCAAATACTGCCTGACCGTGACCTGCACCTCGACCCGCGGCATCGTTGCCGCGATCTCGGCCTTTCTGGCCGAAAACGGCTGCAACATCACCGACAGCTCGCAATTCGACGACATGGAGACCGGCAACTTCTTCATGCGGATCAGCTTCACCTCGGAAACCGGCGCAGACCTCGCAGCCCTGACCGAAGCCTTCGCGCCGGTCGCGACGAAATTCGACATGAACTACGCGTTCCATGATGAAGCGACCAAGATGAAGGTCGTGATCATGGTCTCGCGTTTCGGCCATTGCCTGAACGATCTGCTCTACCGCGTGCGCATCGGCGCGCTGCCGGTCGAGATTGTCGCGGTGATCTCGAACCACATGGACTACCAGAAGGTGGTCGTGAACAACGACATCCCCTTCCATTGCATCAAGGTGACCAAGGCCAACAAGCCGCAGGCCGAAGCCGCGATCATGCAGGTGGTTGTCGACACCGGGGCCGAACTGATCGTGCTGGCGCGCTACATGCAGATCCTGTCGGACGAGATGTGCACCAAGATGTCGGGCAAGATCATCAACATCCACCACTCGTTCCTGCCCAGCTTCAAAGGGGCCAACCCCTACAAGCAGGCCTTCGAGCGTGGTGTGAAACTGATCGGGGCGACCTCGCACTACGTCACCGCCGATCTGGACGAGGGTCCGATCATCGAACAGGACACCGTGCGCGTCACCCATGCGCAAAGCCCCGAGGATTACGTGAGCCTTGGCCGCGATGTGGAAAGCCAGGTTCTGGCCCGCGCGATCCACGCGCATGCCCACCGCCGGGCATTCATGAATGGCAACAAGACCGTGGTCTTCCCGGCCTCGCCCGGTTCGTATTCGTCCGAGCGTATGGGCTGACCCCCCGGCTTTGAGACCAGCCCTTTGATCCAGCCCGCCCCCTCGGGCTGGATCTTTACATTTCCGGAGCGCCGCTTTGGGGGTTGGAACAGGGGGGCCTCGGCCCCCTCGGCCCGTTCCGGGCCTCACCCCCTGAGGATATTTAAGGACAGAAAATGGCGTTAACTTTTTGTTAACCATGCCCCATTTTCTGTCTCTAAATATCCTCCAGGAGGGTCCGGGAGGATGGAAAATCCTCCCGGTCGGCTGGGGCGACGCGCCTCAGGAGTCGCTGGCGTCGCCGGCACTGCCAAAGGCGTTCCAGCCGCCATCGACGCTGAGCAACGTGCCGTTGACATAGCTGGCACCGGGCGAGGCAAGGAACCACACCGCCTCGGCAATATCTTGCGGCTGCCCCAGATCACCCATCGGAATCCGCGCACGGATCTTCCCGCTGTCGATACGCCCGGCCTTTTCCAGTGCGGCCACACCCGGGGTGCGGATATACCCCGGCGCGACGGTGGCGGTGCGGATGCCTTGCGGGCCGAGTTCGGCGGCGAAACAGCGGGTCAGGATGTCGATCCCCGCCTTGGACGCGCCATACGCATGCCGCGGCGCCATCGGCACCAGCCCGGCGATTGAGCCGATGTTGACGATCACGCCGCGCCCGGCCTGCAGGCTCGGGATCGCCGCACGGGCACACAGAAACGCGCCGGTCAGGTTGACGTCGAGCACGCGTTCAAGATCCGCTGTCGTCTGCTCAGTGGCGGGCTGGAAGGCGTCGGCGATGGCGGCGTTGTTGACCAGAATATCCACCGGCCCCAGTGCCTGCACGATCTGCGCAAAGCAGTCGGTGACGGCCTGCTCATCGGTCACGTCGCAGACAAAGGCCTGCGCCGAAGCGCCCAGAGTGGCGGCTTGCGCCTTCGCGCCCTCACCGTTGCGATCCACAATCGCCACCCGGTCGCCCGAGGCCACAAACCGCGCCGCAATCGCCGCCCCGATACCGTCTGCCGCGCCGGTCACCACCACGACGCGCGGGGCAGGATCGGCAAAGGGGCGGGATTGTTCGGCGGCGGGCACGACGTCGGCAGGCGGGTGCGCATCGCCGGGCTGGTTGAACGACATCCAGCCACCATCGACACCCAGAATGGCCCCCGTCACATAGCGCGCCTTGTCCGAGGCCAGAAACCCGATGACCGAGGCCATCTCATCGGCCCGTGCCAGCCGCCCCATCGGAATGCGGCGGCGCACCGCGCGCAGGTCTGCCTTGCCCGCCGCTTCCAGCGCCGCGACCATCGGCGTGCGCACATAGCCCGGCGCAATGGCATTGACCCGGATCCCCCGCGCCGCCCATTCGCAGGCCAGCGACCGGGTGAGCGAGATCAGCGCCGCCTTTGACGCGGCATAGGCGTTGCGGGTCGGGTTGCCGAGCACGCCCGCCAGCGAGGCGGTGTTGACGATCACCCCGCCCGCGCCCATCCGCGCTGCCGCCTCACGCGCCATGACAAACGGTCCGGCCAGATTGGTGCGCAGGGTCAGGCGGAAATGGGCGATGTCGGTCTGCACCGTGGGGGCCATGATCGGCCCCATCGCGGCGTTGTTGAGCAGGATATCCACGCCATCACACAATGTGTCGATCTGCGCGAACAGCGCGACGATCTGTGCCTCGTCCGAGAGATCGCACTCAAGTCCGACATGCTGGGGGCCATGTTCCGCTACAGCGTCGGCCACACCGCTGCCGGGCAGGTCCACGGCGATCAGCCGCACATCGGGGGCGGCGAATTCAGCCAGCAACGCGCGGCCAATGCCGCCCGCGGCACCGGTGACGATGCAGGTTCTGGTGGGGGTCATGGGATCACTCCGCAGTCAGGCGACGAAAGAACCCGTCGCGGTAAAGCAGGTTCGCACCGGGCGCGATGCGCAGGCCGACGACCGACCCCAGAAACACCGTGTGGCTGCCCTGCGTGAAGGCTTGCGCGACCACGCAGTCAAAGCGGCTGACCGCGCCATCGAGCATCGGCGCACCCGCCTGCCCTTCTTCCCAGGTTCCCAGATCAAACGCGCCGCGATCATCCAGCGGGGTCGAGGAAAACCGCCGGGCAATATCCGCCTGCTCATCAGACAGGAAGTTCACCACGAAAGCACCCGCTGTGCGAATGCGTTCGGCGGCGGGACGGTCGTTGCGGATGCAGACGACCAGCGTCGGCGGCTCGGTCGTGGCCGAGCAGATCGCGGTGACGGTCATCCCCTCCCACGCATCGGCGTGGCGATAGGTGACGACGGCGACGGGCGAGACGACATGGCGCATCGCCGTCTTGTAGTCGTCGACCGCGACGGCGTTGGGCCGATCTTTCATGGGAGCGCTTTCCATTGGCAGGGGCTGGTCAGACGGGTTTGAGGATCTGATAGACGGGGTCATCGGGCCAGCTGCTGCCGACCGGCTGTCGCACGCCAAAACGCTCGGCCTCGCTGCCTTCGGGCACGGTCTGATCCTCGGCCCAGTCATAGACCACGGTACGCGCCGCAACGCGCCAGTCGTCGCCGCGCTTTTCGAACCGGTCGCAGTACCGGCCGATCAGCATGACCTGCCGGACCACGCCATCCGCGCCCTTGCCCCGCTGATGGGCGGTGAAATAGCTTTCGACGGCGGCTTCAGTGGGGCTGGCAAAGTCGATCAGAATGTTGGTCAGCACATGCACATTGCGCGGCCCGGTGGCGAAGATGCTGCGCGCCCAGTTGATGAAACCCTCGGCGCTGCCCTGATATGGGCCGTGCCGGTCGGTGGCATCGGGCCAATAGGCCGAGCGCAGCGCGACCTCGTCGGCGCGGTCCACGCCGCGACAATAGCGGTGCAGGCACTCCTTGATCGCCTCACGGTCGCGCAACTCGGTGATCTGCGCGGCTAGATCGGGTGTCATGGCTGGCCCTCCAGTTCGATCAGCGCATCCAGCGCGATGACGCCCTGCCCTTTCGGCATCACCCGCACCGGGTTCAGGTCAACGCCGATCACCTGCGCGGCATGGGCGGCGGCAAAGCGTGACAGGTCGGTGAGCAGTTGCGCCAGCGCGTCGATATCGCTGGGCGGCGCACCGCGCACGCCTTCAAGCAGCGCAAAGCCGCGGATTTCGCGGATCATGCGGTGCGCCTCGGCCAGACCGAAGGGCGCGGCGCGGAAAGTGACGTCCTTGAGCACCTCGACAAAGACGCCGCCCAGACCGAACATCACCACCGGCCCCAGCACCGGATCGCGGGTGACGCCGACGATGGTCTCTACCCCGCCCTGCACCATCGGCGCGACCAGCACGCCCTCAATCCGGGCGTCGGGCATCGCCGTGGCGGCGCGGGCGAGGATCTCGGTGGCGGCCTGCCGCACGGCCTCTTCGTCGTGCAGATTGACGGCGACGCCGCCGATCTCGGTCTTGTGGGGGATGTCGGGCGAGCAGATCTTGACCACCACCGGAAAACCCAGTGCGGGTGCAAGGCGCGCGGCACAGCCAGCGGTTGCCGCCAGATGCTCGCCCGCAAAGCGGAT
This window contains:
- a CDS encoding nuclear transport factor 2 family protein encodes the protein MTPDLAAQITELRDREAIKECLHRYCRGVDRADEVALRSAYWPDATDRHGPYQGSAEGFINWARSIFATGPRNVHVLTNILIDFASPTEAAVESYFTAHQRGKGADGVVRQVMLIGRYCDRFEKRGDDWRVAARTVVYDWAEDQTVPEGSEAERFGVRQPVGSSWPDDPVYQILKPV
- a CDS encoding SDR family oxidoreductase yields the protein MTPTRTCIVTGAAGGIGRALLAEFAAPDVRLIAVDLPGSGVADAVAEHGPQHVGLECDLSDEAQIVALFAQIDTLCDGVDILLNNAAMGPIMAPTVQTDIAHFRLTLRTNLAGPFVMAREAAARMGAGGVIVNTASLAGVLGNPTRNAYAASKAALISLTRSLACEWAARGIRVNAIAPGYVRTPMVAALEAAGKADLRAVRRRIPMGRLARADEMASVIGFLASDKARYVTGAILGVDGGWMSFNQPGDAHPPADVVPAAEQSRPFADPAPRVVVVTGAADGIGAAIAARFVASGDRVAIVDRNGEGAKAQAATLGASAQAFVCDVTDEQAVTDCFAQIVQALGPVDILVNNAAIADAFQPATEQTTADLERVLDVNLTGAFLCARAAIPSLQAGRGVIVNIGSIAGLVPMAPRHAYGASKAGIDILTRCFAAELGPQGIRTATVAPGYIRTPGVAALEKAGRIDSGKIRARIPMGDLGQPQDIAEAVWFLASPGASYVNGTLLSVDGGWNAFGSAGDASDS
- a CDS encoding flavin reductase family protein, whose translation is MKDRPNAVAVDDYKTAMRHVVSPVAVVTYRHADAWEGMTVTAICSATTEPPTLVVCIRNDRPAAERIRTAGAFVVNFLSDEQADIARRFSSTPLDDRGAFDLGTWEEGQAGAPMLDGAVSRFDCVVAQAFTQGSHTVFLGSVVGLRIAPGANLLYRDGFFRRLTAE
- the folD gene encoding bifunctional methylenetetrahydrofolate dehydrogenase/methenyltetrahydrofolate cyclohydrolase FolD, which translates into the protein MRAELIDGKAFAGKIRAQVAENVARLKSGHGLTPGLAVVLVGEDPASEVYVRSKGKQTLEAGMASFEHKLPSDTAQADLLALIAQLNGDASVHGILVQLPLPDHLDSDLVINAIDPAKDVDGFHISNVGLLGTGQKSMVPCTPLGCLMMLRDQLGSLSGLNAVVVGRSNIVGKPMAQLLLGDSCTVTIAHSRTRDLAAVCRRADILVAAVGRPKMIPGDWIKPGATVIDVGINRIPAPEKGEGKTRLVGDVHFDSAAEVAGAITPVPGGVGPMTIACLLANTVTACCRAHGLPEPTGLTA
- the purU gene encoding formyltetrahydrofolate deformylase, giving the protein MTKYCLTVTCTSTRGIVAAISAFLAENGCNITDSSQFDDMETGNFFMRISFTSETGADLAALTEAFAPVATKFDMNYAFHDEATKMKVVIMVSRFGHCLNDLLYRVRIGALPVEIVAVISNHMDYQKVVVNNDIPFHCIKVTKANKPQAEAAIMQVVVDTGAELIVLARYMQILSDEMCTKMSGKIINIHHSFLPSFKGANPYKQAFERGVKLIGATSHYVTADLDEGPIIEQDTVRVTHAQSPEDYVSLGRDVESQVLARAIHAHAHRRAFMNGNKTVVFPASPGSYSSERMG
- a CDS encoding acetate--CoA ligase family protein, with protein sequence MRRYEADGFLVFEDGSALAHALGALTRFRDAFARRDLPPAPMQPLDLPQGPLSEARAKALLARAGIRFAGEHLAATAGCAARLAPALGFPVVVKICSPDIPHKTEIGGVAVNLHDEEAVRQAATEILARAATAMPDARIEGVLVAPMVQGGVETIVGVTRDPVLGPVVMFGLGGVFVEVLKDVTFRAAPFGLAEAHRMIREIRGFALLEGVRGAPPSDIDALAQLLTDLSRFAAAHAAQVIGVDLNPVRVMPKGQGVIALDALIELEGQP